A stretch of the Streptomyces venezuelae genome encodes the following:
- the tsaB gene encoding tRNA (adenosine(37)-N6)-threonylcarbamoyltransferase complex dimerization subunit type 1 TsaB: MLLLAVDTATPAVTVALHDGESVLAESNKVDARRHGELLLPSVDAVLAEAGLKLDAVTGIVVGTGPGPYTGLRVGLVTAAAFASALGVPVHGLCTLDGLAYAAGTAGIEGPFVVATDARRKEVYWARYEDPRTRTGEPAVDRPADIAEQVAGLPAVGAGALLYPEVFPDARGPEHQSAAALASLAAERLAAGQEATGFLPPTPLYLRRPDAQVPKNYKVVTPQ, encoded by the coding sequence GTGCTCTTGCTCGCAGTGGATACCGCCACCCCCGCCGTCACCGTCGCCCTCCACGACGGCGAGTCCGTCCTCGCCGAATCCAACAAGGTGGACGCGCGCCGACACGGGGAGCTGCTGCTGCCCTCCGTCGACGCCGTCCTCGCCGAGGCCGGCCTGAAGCTCGACGCCGTGACCGGCATCGTCGTGGGCACCGGCCCCGGCCCCTACACCGGGCTCCGGGTCGGCCTGGTCACCGCCGCCGCCTTCGCCTCCGCCCTCGGTGTGCCCGTCCACGGGCTGTGCACCCTCGACGGCCTCGCGTACGCCGCCGGGACGGCCGGGATCGAAGGCCCCTTCGTGGTCGCCACCGACGCGCGCCGCAAGGAGGTCTACTGGGCCCGGTACGAGGACCCGCGCACCCGGACGGGCGAGCCCGCCGTGGACCGGCCGGCCGACATCGCCGAGCAGGTGGCCGGGCTGCCGGCGGTGGGCGCGGGCGCACTGCTCTACCCCGAGGTCTTCCCGGACGCCCGCGGCCCCGAGCACCAGTCGGCCGCGGCCCTCGCCTCCCTCGCGGCGGAACGGCTCGCGGCCGGGCAGGAGGCCACCGGATTCCTGCCGCCGACCCCGCTCTACCTCCGCCGGCCCGACGCGCAGGTCCCCAAGAACTACAAGGTGGTCACCCCCCAGTGA
- the tsaE gene encoding tRNA (adenosine(37)-N6)-threonylcarbamoyltransferase complex ATPase subunit type 1 TsaE encodes MEAPHTQAAETATTVAAGSVSVSVTVDSPERMQDLGRRIAALLRPGDLVLLTGELGAGKTTLTRGLGEGLGVRGAVTSPTFVIARVHPSLVGGPALVHVDAYRLGGGLDEMEDLDLDVSLPESVIVVEWGDGKVEDLSEDRLHVVIARAVGHEEVLDDVREVSVRGVGARWGAERGADQLKALAEPTA; translated from the coding sequence ATGGAAGCACCGCACACCCAGGCGGCTGAGACCGCCACCACCGTGGCCGCCGGCTCTGTCTCCGTCTCCGTCACCGTCGATTCCCCCGAGCGGATGCAGGACCTCGGCCGCCGGATCGCCGCCCTGCTGCGCCCCGGCGACCTCGTCCTGCTGACCGGTGAACTCGGCGCGGGCAAGACCACCCTGACCCGGGGACTGGGCGAGGGGCTGGGCGTGCGCGGGGCCGTGACCTCGCCGACCTTCGTGATCGCCCGGGTCCATCCCTCGCTGGTCGGCGGCCCGGCGCTGGTGCACGTGGACGCGTACCGGCTCGGTGGCGGGCTCGACGAGATGGAGGACCTGGACCTCGATGTGTCGCTGCCCGAATCGGTGATCGTGGTCGAGTGGGGCGACGGCAAGGTCGAGGACCTGTCCGAGGACCGGCTGCACGTGGTGATCGCGCGCGCGGTCGGCCACGAGGAGGTGCTCGACGACGTCCGCGAGGTCTCGGTACGGGGCGTGGGAGCGCGCTGGGGCGCGGAGCGCGGCGCGGACCAGCTCAAGGCGCTGGCGGAGCCGACCGCGTAG
- the rimI gene encoding ribosomal protein S18-alanine N-acetyltransferase, translating to MRWWDIEPVLELEHELFPEDAWSAGMFWSELAHARGPQATRRYVVAEERGTGRLVGYAGLAAAGDLADVQTIASARDQWGTGLGARLLTDLLRAATAFECTEVLLEVRVDNTRAQRLYERFGFEPIGFRRGYYQPGNVDALVMRLCDPASSVPVRPVRSENHG from the coding sequence ATGCGCTGGTGGGACATCGAGCCGGTGCTGGAGCTGGAGCACGAGCTGTTCCCCGAGGACGCCTGGTCCGCCGGCATGTTCTGGTCCGAACTCGCCCACGCGCGCGGCCCGCAGGCCACCCGCCGCTATGTGGTGGCCGAGGAGCGCGGCACCGGCCGCCTGGTCGGCTACGCCGGACTGGCCGCGGCCGGCGACCTGGCCGACGTACAGACCATCGCGTCCGCCCGCGACCAGTGGGGGACCGGACTCGGCGCCCGGCTGCTGACCGACCTGCTGCGCGCCGCCACCGCCTTCGAATGCACCGAGGTGCTGCTGGAGGTGCGGGTGGACAACACCCGCGCCCAGCGGCTCTACGAGCGCTTCGGCTTCGAGCCGATCGGCTTCCGGCGCGGCTACTACCAGCCCGGTAACGTCGACGCGCTCGTGATGCGCCTCTGTGACCCTGCAAGCTCCGTTCCTGTGCGACCCGTGCGAAGTGAGAACCATGGCTGA
- the tsaD gene encoding tRNA (adenosine(37)-N6)-threonylcarbamoyltransferase complex transferase subunit TsaD: MADEPLVLGIETSCDETGVGIVRGTTLLADAIASSVDEHARFGGVVPEVASRAHLEAMVPTIERALQEAGVSARDLDGIAVTAGPGLAGALLVGTSAAKAYAYALGKPLYGVNHLASHICVDQLEHGPLPEPTMALLVSGGHSSLLLAPDITSDVRPLGATIDDAAGEAFDKIARVLNLGFPGGPVIDRLAKEGDPAAINFPRGLTGPRDAAYDFSFSGLKTAVARWIEAKRNAGEDVPVRDVAASFQEAVVDVLTRKAIRACKDEGVDHLMIGGGVAANSRLRALAQERCDDAGIVLRVPRPKLCTDNGAMVAALGAEMVARNRPASDWDLSADSSLPVTDPHVPGTSHGHGHGHGSGHGHGHGHDHDHVHELSKDNLYS; this comes from the coding sequence ATGGCTGACGAACCCCTCGTCCTCGGCATCGAGACCTCCTGCGACGAGACCGGAGTCGGGATCGTCCGTGGCACCACCCTGCTCGCCGACGCGATCGCCTCCAGCGTCGACGAACACGCGCGCTTCGGCGGTGTGGTGCCCGAGGTCGCCTCGCGGGCCCACCTGGAGGCGATGGTCCCGACCATCGAGCGGGCCCTGCAGGAAGCCGGGGTGTCCGCCCGGGACCTGGACGGCATCGCGGTGACGGCCGGACCCGGTCTGGCCGGCGCCCTGCTGGTCGGCACCTCCGCGGCGAAGGCCTACGCCTACGCCCTGGGCAAGCCGCTGTACGGGGTGAACCACCTGGCCTCGCACATCTGCGTGGACCAGCTGGAGCACGGGCCGCTGCCCGAGCCGACCATGGCCCTGCTGGTGTCCGGCGGCCACTCCTCGCTGCTGCTGGCACCGGACATCACCTCCGACGTCCGGCCGCTCGGCGCCACCATCGACGATGCGGCGGGCGAGGCCTTCGACAAGATCGCCCGGGTGCTGAACCTGGGCTTCCCCGGCGGCCCGGTGATCGACCGGCTGGCCAAGGAGGGCGACCCGGCCGCCATCAACTTCCCGCGCGGGCTGACCGGGCCGCGCGATGCGGCGTACGACTTCTCCTTCTCCGGGCTGAAGACGGCCGTGGCGCGCTGGATCGAGGCCAAGCGGAACGCCGGCGAGGACGTGCCGGTGCGCGATGTGGCGGCGTCCTTCCAGGAGGCCGTGGTGGACGTGCTCACCCGCAAGGCCATCCGGGCCTGCAAGGACGAGGGCGTCGACCACCTGATGATCGGCGGCGGTGTGGCGGCCAACTCCCGGCTGCGCGCGCTGGCGCAGGAGCGCTGCGACGACGCGGGCATCGTCCTGCGGGTTCCGCGGCCCAAGCTGTGCACGGACAACGGGGCGATGGTGGCGGCGCTGGGCGCGGAGATGGTCGCCCGGAACCGGCCGGCCTCGGACTGGGACCTGTCCGCGGACTCCTCCCTGCCGGTCACCGACCCGCATGTGCCGGGCACCTCGCACGGCCACGGGCACGGGCATGGCAGCGGCCACGGCCATGGGCACGGCCACGACCACGACCACGTGCACGAACTGAGCAAGGACAACCTGTACTCGTGA
- the alr gene encoding alanine racemase codes for MNERPRVFAEIDLDAVRENVRALRARAPRAELMAVVKADAYGHGAVPCARAAREAGASWLGTATPDEALALRAAGVDGRIMCWLWTPGGPWREAVEADIDVSVSGMWALDEVREAARAAGRPARVHLKADTGLGRNGCQPADWAELVQAAVAAQAEGTVTVTGLWSHFACADEPGHPSIRLQLDAFRDMVAYAEKEGVEPEVRHIANSPATLTVPDSHFDLVRTGLAVYGVSPAPELGTPAQLGLRPAMTLKATVALVKTVPAGHGVSYGHHYTTAAETALALIPAGYADGIPRHASGRAPVLVGGQVRTAAGRVAMDQFVVDLGPGEHRVRAGDEAVLFGTGEHGEPTAEDWAQAADTIAYEIVTRIGGRVPRVYRNG; via the coding sequence ATGAACGAGAGACCGCGGGTATTCGCCGAGATCGACCTTGACGCCGTACGGGAGAACGTCCGTGCCCTGCGCGCCCGGGCGCCCCGGGCCGAACTGATGGCCGTCGTCAAGGCCGACGCCTACGGGCACGGGGCCGTCCCCTGCGCCCGCGCGGCCCGGGAGGCCGGCGCCTCCTGGCTCGGAACCGCCACGCCCGACGAGGCCCTGGCGCTGCGCGCCGCCGGTGTCGACGGACGGATCATGTGCTGGCTGTGGACCCCCGGCGGCCCCTGGCGCGAGGCCGTCGAAGCGGACATCGACGTCTCCGTCAGCGGAATGTGGGCCCTCGACGAGGTACGGGAGGCCGCCCGCGCGGCCGGCCGCCCCGCCAGGGTCCACCTGAAGGCCGACACCGGCCTCGGCCGCAACGGCTGCCAGCCCGCCGACTGGGCCGAGCTGGTCCAGGCCGCGGTGGCCGCCCAGGCCGAGGGCACCGTCACGGTCACCGGCCTCTGGTCCCACTTCGCCTGCGCCGACGAGCCCGGCCACCCCTCCATCCGGCTCCAGCTCGACGCCTTCCGCGACATGGTGGCGTACGCCGAGAAGGAGGGCGTCGAGCCCGAGGTCCGGCACATCGCCAACTCGCCCGCGACGCTGACCGTCCCCGACAGCCACTTCGACCTCGTCCGGACCGGCCTCGCCGTCTACGGCGTGTCGCCCGCCCCCGAGCTCGGCACCCCCGCCCAGCTGGGCCTGCGCCCCGCCATGACCCTCAAGGCCACCGTGGCCCTGGTGAAGACCGTGCCCGCCGGACACGGCGTCAGCTACGGCCACCACTACACCACCGCCGCCGAGACCGCCCTCGCGCTGATCCCGGCCGGCTACGCCGACGGCATTCCCCGGCACGCCTCCGGCCGCGCCCCGGTGCTGGTCGGCGGGCAGGTCAGGACCGCCGCCGGACGGGTGGCCATGGACCAGTTCGTCGTCGACCTCGGGCCCGGCGAGCACCGGGTGCGGGCCGGTGACGAGGCCGTCCTCTTCGGGACCGGCGAACACGGCGAACCCACCGCCGAGGACTGGGCTCAAGCGGCAGACACGATCGCGTATGAGATCGTCACCCGTATCGGAGGGCGGGTGCCTCGGGTGTACCGCAACGGCTGA
- a CDS encoding alpha/beta fold hydrolase: MAAGAAAGVAVERLTVGRGIRTRARIALDAAGPYGSLRGREGTTRAEDGTELHYEVDDLPAEPRRRRPLRRNAAAGQVTVVFCHGYCLSQDSWHFQRAALRGVVRSVYWDQRSHGRSDRGLSQADGEPVTIDQLGRDLKAVIDAAAPEGKLVLVGHSMGGMTIMALADLFPELVRDRVRGVVLAGTSGGRLDEVTYGLPAVGMTAVRRVLPGVLRALGSQVELVEKGRRATADLFAGMIKRYSFGSRDVDPAVTRFAERLIEATPIDVVAEFYPAFQVHDKSAALRRFTGVPVTVIAGDKDMITPPEHSEAIAAELPDAELVVLENTGHLLMLERPEAVTGLLLDLLGRAGAVPGATTVGSYGSTAHPGG; the protein is encoded by the coding sequence ATGGCCGCGGGCGCGGCGGCCGGCGTCGCGGTCGAGCGGCTCACCGTGGGCCGCGGCATCCGGACGAGAGCACGGATCGCGCTCGACGCGGCCGGCCCCTACGGCTCGCTGCGCGGCCGGGAGGGCACCACCCGCGCCGAGGACGGCACCGAGCTCCACTACGAGGTCGACGACCTGCCCGCGGAGCCCCGGCGCCGCCGCCCGCTGCGCCGCAATGCCGCCGCCGGCCAGGTGACCGTGGTGTTCTGCCACGGGTACTGCCTCAGCCAGGACTCCTGGCACTTCCAGCGGGCCGCCCTCCGCGGTGTCGTCCGCAGCGTCTACTGGGACCAGCGCAGCCACGGCCGCTCCGACCGGGGGCTGTCCCAGGCCGACGGCGAACCGGTCACCATCGACCAGCTCGGCCGCGACCTCAAGGCCGTCATCGACGCCGCCGCCCCCGAGGGAAAGCTGGTGCTGGTCGGGCACTCCATGGGCGGCATGACGATCATGGCGCTGGCGGACCTCTTCCCGGAACTGGTCCGGGACCGGGTCCGCGGGGTGGTGCTGGCCGGCACCTCCGGCGGGCGCCTCGACGAGGTGACGTACGGACTTCCGGCCGTCGGCATGACCGCGGTGCGCCGGGTGCTGCCCGGGGTGCTGCGTGCGCTCGGCTCGCAGGTGGAACTGGTGGAGAAGGGCCGCAGGGCCACCGCCGACCTCTTCGCCGGCATGATCAAGCGGTACTCGTTCGGGTCCCGGGACGTGGACCCGGCGGTGACGCGCTTCGCCGAACGGCTGATCGAGGCCACGCCCATCGACGTGGTCGCCGAGTTCTACCCGGCCTTCCAGGTCCACGACAAATCGGCCGCGCTGCGGCGGTTCACCGGGGTTCCGGTCACCGTGATCGCCGGGGACAAGGACATGATCACCCCGCCCGAGCACAGCGAGGCCATCGCCGCCGAACTCCCCGATGCCGAGCTGGTGGTGCTGGAGAACACCGGACACCTGCTGATGCTGGAGCGCCCCGAGGCCGTCACCGGCCTGCTGCTGGACCTGCTGGGCCGCGCCGGGGCGGTGCCCGGAGCCACTACCGTTGGCTCCTATGGAAGCACCGCACACCCAGGCGGCTGA